The genomic segment TCGGTTGCAGATGGCAATCACCGACTGAATGAGGGAAGGAGTCAGATACCCTTTATCGTAATCCGATAAAATGACAGCAGAACATTCTTTTATTTTTGATTCAAATTGTTTGAGAACAGAACTTTCTTCTTCTTTTGTCAGAGGAACTACTTCCTCTCTGTCCACCCGACAAATCTGTTGGTGGGAGGCAATGATCCTTGTTTTTAAGATAGTAGGTAGAGTTTTGGATTTTAATAATACTAAATCTTCTTTAGAAACCGAACTTGCGAGGAGTAAACCTTCTAAAGAATCACCAGCTTTATCGGTTCCAATCCTTCCAAAAACGGCACCTGCAACACCGAGGGATGATAAATTCTGTACTACATTGCCTGATCCACCTAAGGATTGTTTTTCGTTTCGAACCCATACCACAGGAACCGGTGCTTCGGGAGAAATCCTATCGACAGAGCCAATCAAATACTCATCCAAAATCAAATCTCCGATCACAAGCACTTTGATTTTGCCTAAATCCTCGAAAGATTTACGAAGTGAAGTTTTCTTTATTTTCAACAAAGCCAGATCCTTGAATTGGTTTACAACTAAACAGAGAATCTAAAACCTTTCTCTGTGTCAACCTTCCCCTTACCTCTCTTCCCCCTACCAGATGTATTTCTGTTTCCGGGAATGTTTTTGCCTCTCCATATCTTTGAACCTAGGTATCGGATGATGCTCGATTTTTGTATGGAAAATGGTGGGGAACTGGGAATGGCTCCTTATCCTAAAAATTGGATTGGAGCGGGGCTCCCTCCCATCCCAGAAGTTGTGGGGTATGGACATATCATCCAAAAGGAATCCTTACCTGATGGGAGATCCAATATCATTTTGGAGGGAATTGGAACCGCTGAGATTGTAAGTTTGGATTCTACAGAACCATTTTATATTGCACAAATTGTACGTAGGGAACATGAAAGAAATAAAAATGTACCTGAGGTTTTGCGAGAAAAAATTGAAGAGTTGCTTGTTCTCACCAAACGAATCTTACTTGCAGAAGGTGCCGAAGAAGATTTAATCCTAAAAATGAATCAAATTTTGGTTCATCCTTTTCCGGTCGATTTTATAGCCTCACTCATTTACTTCGATTTTAAAACCAAACAAACCATTTTGGAAACCACACATTTAGAAACCAAAGCGGATCTTCTCAAAACAGTTTTGCTTGGTCTTAATTTAAGTGAGTAGAAGGTTTTGTTTTTAACTCAGCGACTAAAAATAAAAACTCTGGCAAATCTGTTGGATTTTCCCGAAAAAATACTCTTGGAT from the Leptospira congkakensis genome contains:
- the rfaE1 gene encoding D-glycero-beta-D-manno-heptose-7-phosphate kinase — protein: MLKIKKTSLRKSFEDLGKIKVLVIGDLILDEYLIGSVDRISPEAPVPVVWVRNEKQSLGGSGNVVQNLSSLGVAGAVFGRIGTDKAGDSLEGLLLASSVSKEDLVLLKSKTLPTILKTRIIASHQQICRVDREEVVPLTKEEESSVLKQFESKIKECSAVILSDYDKGYLTPSLIQSVIAICNREKKIVTVDPQVSHFFLYQNIHIMTPNHHEAGKALSRKLMTDSEIEIACREISEKLTPDAMMITRGEKGMSIYERKTDSFYHIPTVAKEVFDVTGAGDTVITTYTAFVATGMSIADAALISNVSAGIVVGKLGAATVTQTEIEEALQTLGYLEGTT
- a CDS encoding LON peptidase substrate-binding domain-containing protein, with the protein product MFLPLHIFEPRYRMMLDFCMENGGELGMAPYPKNWIGAGLPPIPEVVGYGHIIQKESLPDGRSNIILEGIGTAEIVSLDSTEPFYIAQIVRREHERNKNVPEVLREKIEELLVLTKRILLAEGAEEDLILKMNQILVHPFPVDFIASLIYFDFKTKQTILETTHLETKADLLKTVLLGLNLSE